A single Lactuca sativa cultivar Salinas chromosome 8, Lsat_Salinas_v11, whole genome shotgun sequence DNA region contains:
- the LOC111877203 gene encoding G-type lectin S-receptor-like serine/threonine-protein kinase At4g27290, with translation SFIALSLCCSSINIVFILSCSAAVDRVYINQPIKDGNTIVSDGETYELGFFSPGKSKNLYLGIWYKQISTFTVVWVANRETPISDASGVFQVSREGALLILSGGNSHNVIWSSNLTSVYARNMNPVAQLLDNGNLVVWDESSTKESPIWQSFDYPGNTLSPGVKLGKDLITGRERFLTSWKSPDDPSVGRYKVWMDTNGYPQVFVGAGQGETLRVGPWTGLGFQGVPVENMDLIYSTEFVVNQKEIYYSYKVKSTTTSWLILVWDGMAQRLQWIKRTQKWVVYANVVVDACSRYGACGPFGSCSMKSYLPCSCLEGFEPKVQEEWKAGDWSSGCQRKKPLDCKTPDFFHKISGVIFPDTQRSWYNKSMSLEECEMACRRDCNCTAYANLDIRNGGSGCLLWFNELMDIREYDEHQELYIRMATSELAEKGQFSFNKKKAVLALVLSVLSAAMLLSTLAYACRKKFKRLNKKGRGSREHTFDKDQVNLDEVPFFSLQKIVKSTNNFNIDNKIGEGGFGPVYKGVLENGQIIAVKRLSETSKQGLDEFQNEVICIPKLQHRNLVKLLGYCIHGNERILIYEYMDNKSLDSFLFDENRGSLLDWPRRFHIIHGIARGVLYLHQDSLLQIIHRDLKACNILLDSEMNPKISDFGLARKFVGQDAMAKTKKVVGTHGYISPEYAVHGRFSIKSDVFSFGVVVLEIVSGKKNRGFSHEAHSDNLLGHAWRLHKEDKSIELMSASLRNSCVVSEVLRSIHVGLLCVQHHAEDRPTMLSVVLMLISEGALPPPKQPAFFTEESYHEVGIVSSLEEYMITLLDAR, from the exons AGCTTTATCGCATTATCCTTGTGTTGCTCCAGTATTAATATAGTATTTATTTTGTCATGTTCTGCTGCAGTAGATAGAGTATATATAAATCAACCAATCAAAGATGGCAACACCATTGTTTCAGATGGCGAGACGTATGAACTGGGGTTTTTTAGCCCCGGAAAGTCAAAGAATCTATACCTGGGGATATGGTACAAACAGATATCAACCTTTACCGTTGTATGGGTTGCTAACAGGGAGACACCAATAAGCGATGCATCTGGCGTCTTTCAAGTCAGTAGAGAAGGAGCCTTGCTGATTCTCAGTGGTGGTAATAGTCATAATGTCATCTGGTCATCCAATTTGACATCGGTCTATGCCAGGAATATGAATCCTGTGGCACAGCTTTTGGACAATGGAAATCTTGTGGTGTGGGATGAAAGTAGCACCAAAGAAAGTCCAATATGGCAGAGTTTTGACTATCCTGGTAACACTTTGTCACCAGGAGTGAAGTTGGGGAAGGATTTGATAACAGGAAGAGAGAGGTTCTTAACATCTTGGAAGAGCCCTGATGATCCTTCTGTAGGTCGGTATAAAGTCTGGATGGACACAAATGGATATCCACAGGTATTTGTGGGAGCAGGTCAAGGTGAAACCTTAAGGGTTGGACCATGGACCGGTCTTGGGTTTCAAGGCGTTCCTGTGGAAAACATGGATCTAATTTACTCCACAGAATTTGTTGTTAATCAGAAAGAAATATATTATAGCTATAAAGTTAAAAGTACAACTACTTCGTGGCTTATTTTGGTGTGGGATGGCATGGCACAACGGTTGCAATGGATCAAGCGAACACAAAAATGGGTCGTGTATGCAAATGTAGTGGTTGATGCTTGTAGTCGTTATGGAGCTTGTGGTCCCTTTGGAAGCTGCAGCATGAAAAGTTATCTCCCTTGCAGTTGTTTGGAAGGTTTTGAGCCAAAAGTCCAAGAAGAATGGAAAGCAGGGGATTGGTCAAGTGGATGTCAACGTAAAAAGCCATTGGATTGTAAGACTCCGGATTTCTTCCATAAAATTTCAGGAGTCATTTTTCCAGACACACAACGGTCATGGTACAACAAGAGCATGTCCCTTGAAGAATGTGAGATGGCCTGCAGAAGGGATTGTAATTGTACTGCTTATGCTAATTTAGATATCAGAAATGGGGGAAGTGGATGTTTGCTATGGTTTAATGAGCTGATGGACATTAGAGAATATGATGAGCATCAAGAACTGTACATAAGAATGGCAACCTCTGAGTTAGCAG AAAAAGGCCAATTCAGCTTCAACAAGAAGAAGGCAGTACTCGCGTTAGTGCTGTCAGTATTGTCAGCTGCAATGCTTCTGTCCACATTGGCATATGCATGTAGAAAGAAGTTTAAAAGGCTTAATAAAAAGGGACGAG GAAGCAGGGAACATACCTTTGATAAAGATCAAGTAAACCTTGATGAAGTACCTTTTTTTAGCTTGCAGAAAATAGTCAAGTCCACCAATAACTTTAACATTGATAATAAGATTGGGGAAGGTGGTTTTGGTCCCGTTTACAAG GGTGTGTTGGAAAATGGGCAAATAATTGCTGTAAAGCGTCTCTCAGAAACATCCAAACAAGGACTTGATGAATTCCAAAATGAAGTCATTTGTATCCCCAAACTGCAGCATCGGAATCTTGTGAAGCTCCTTGGATACTGcattcatggaaatgaaaggatcCTAATTTATGAATACATGGATAACAAAAGCTTGGACTCATTTTTATTTG ATGAAAACAGAGGTTCATTACTTGACTGGCCTCGACGCTTTCACATTATCCATGGTATAGCTCGGGGTGTTCTTTATCTACATCAAGATTCCCTCCTTCAAATTATCCATAGAGATCTCAAGGCATGTAATATCTTGTTGGACAGTGAAATGAATCCAAAAATATCAGACTTTGGCCTTGCTCGAAAGTTTGTAGGACAGGATGCCATGGCTAAGACAAAGAAGGTGGTCGGAACACA TGGTTACATTTCTCCTGAGTACGCGGTACATGGGCGTTTCTCTATAAAGTCAGATGTATTTAGCTTTGGTGTCGTTGTGCTGGAGATTGTGAGTGGGAAGAAAAACAGAGGATTCTCTCATGAGGCTCATAGTGATAACCTTCTTGGACAT GCATGGAGACTACATAAAGAAGATAAGTCCATTGAACTCATGAGTGCATCTTTACGCAACTCTTGTGTCGTGTCTGAAGTATTACGATCAATTCATGTTGGATTATTGTGTGTACAACATCATGCAGAAGATAGGCCAACTATGTTGTCAGTAGTTCTGATGCTGATTAGTGAGGGGGCACTGCCTCCACCCAAACAACCAGCTTTTTTCACCGAAGAAAGTTACCATGAAGTTGGTATTGTTTCATCCCTAGAGGAATACATGATTACACTCTTGGATGCTAGATAG